From the Planktothricoides raciborskii GIHE-MW2 genome, the window TCAGCCAAACATGAAGGGGGCGATCGCGTAGTCATGGCCTAAACAAAACAATTGTTGAATTAATCAAGATTAATTTAACAATTCAGGTCGATCCCCCCCTAGGGGATATGATAAACTATTTCACAAGAGTGTAACCCCGGTATAGCGTCTAAGTAATTGAACTTATCCGGGATTTAGCACTCGATCCAGCCACGCAAATGGAGGAAGATTAAGTGGTTGCAACTCCCGAAAAACTCCAAGAAATCCCCCAAGCAATTTCCGGTAAAAATAAAATCGCTGTTTTGCTGATGGGATATGGCGAAGTAGAAAGCTACGAAGATTTCGCCAACTATAATGAACAAGCGCTCAATTTACTGACCGCAAAATTTGCCCCAGTTCCTACCTGGATGTATCCCCCGTTTGCCAAATTATTGGCGATGTTTGATTTTCACGAATGGAATCACCAGCATGGACACTTTATTTCTCCCCATAATGGGATTTTTGAACAACAAAGAGCCGGGATTGAAGCCGAACTGCAAAAACGTTGGGGAAGCGATGTTCAAGTCTTCAAAGCTTTTAACTTTTGTGCGCCTTTCTTGCCCGCACAAGTCATCGCTGAAATCAAAGATCAAGGATTTGATCAGTTATTAATTTATCCTTTGTTAGTGGTGGATTCTATTTTCACCAGTGGCATTGCTATTGAGCAAGTAAATAAAGCATTGGATCGGTTAAATCAAGATCCAGAACCCTGGCTCAAGGGAATGCGTTATATTCCGTCTTTTTACAATCAACCAGCCTATATTGATTTGATGGCCGAGATGGTTGAAACGGAAATTGCCTCGGAACTTGGTGATAAATATTTGCCTTCAGAAATTGGCATTGTGCTGATGAATCATGGTTGTCCCCATGAAGCCAAAGGATTTGTTTCCGGGATTGATGAATCTCAGGCTCTTTATGAATTAGTCCGCAACAAACTGATTAACCGTTATCCCTTAATTTCTGTGGGTTGGTTAAATCATCAAACTCCTTTGATTAAATGGACGCAACCGAATGCGGAATTGGCAGCGCTGAATTTAATTCAGTTAGGGGCTAAGGCGATTGTGTTTATGCCGATTGGATTTGCTACGGAAAATCACGAGACACTTTTAGATGTTCATCATATTATTCATGCGATCGAACGGCGTTTTAGTCAGGTGTCATTTATTCAGATGTCTTGTGTGAATGAACATCCCAGTTTCTTGAAAATGGCGGCAGAATGGGCGAATCCTCAAATAGAAGCGCTGTTATCCGAGTCGGCTTTATCCGAGTCAGCGATTGGACCCATCCATCACCATAGTTCATCTCACAGCCATCATCATTCACATCACCATCACAGTCATTAAAAGGTCTTAATTATTCAGAATTCAGCAGTCTGAAGTATTGCTGCTGAATTCTGAATAATCAGAACTAACGGCGATCGCCTTTAAGCTTAAGGTTCGCGATTTTTTCTCACTTTCAGGTCTTGTAAAGAGTTACCAATACCCTGAATAATTCCCTGAGCAATTAACCCAATTCCTCGACCTAATTGCATCAGCAAATAGCGACCTCCACTGCCGAGAAAGACCATCATGGATTCGACCCGGGGGGCGATCGCATCTCTGGTCTCCAGCAACAAAGTCACGGTTTGTTGTAATCCATTTAATTGGGCTAACTCCTCCCGTCGTGGGGCATAACTGGAAATTTTGCGGATGCCCCGCTCATCTAACACTAATAAAACATATTGACTTTCAAAGATAGACTTGGGTTCTTGCCAATATTTTTGCCAGCGATATCGCCAAGATAAATTATTTCTAAAACGTTCAATTTCTCGCGTAGTCATCCACCGCGAATCATAAAAATCTTGTTTAATTTTTTCCACATCAGCCAACCGATTTAACAGGGGATAAATCACTGCATTCGCCACTTGAATCATTAAATTTTCTAGCAAAAATTCGGCGTGTTGCAATGATTCTGAACTGTCGGCTAAATATTCCACATTTTCTATAGTAAAAGATGTTTGAAATAATAAATAAGAAAATAACTCACTCCCTTGGGGTATTTTATTCAAAATACTGGCTTGAACCTGAGCGGCATCTTGGCTAATCAATGGCACAATATCAACAATTTGTTGATTGCCCATAGACAAGCCCATAGACAGGGAAGAATATTTGCCAAAAAATTCAATAATGGTGGCTTGCCATAAATCACTCAGGAGTATTTCCTGTTTTTCCTGCAATCCATCAGGCTGAATCTGAGAATATTTTAAAGTGCCGATAATTTCCTCAAATTGGCGCAAAATTAGGTAGAAAAGTTGCTGTTTTTTTTCAAGCTTCAGAATATCAATTTCTAGGGGTATATCGGTTAAATTTTCCAACCGAGATTGGAGTTTAGTTAAGATGCGATCGAATAACTGAGATTTCAAGGTGGAGAAATCTAAAGGATAAATTTGGGGCGATCGCTGTAAATCTCCGGATACCGAAAACCTTAAATCTATGCTATTCTGGGTGGAAACTGGTGAAATTTTCACCTCAGAAAAACTGACAGTATTTTCCAGAGTTAATTGCGTTTCAGATCCACTAATAGCAGGCAAAATCTGATTTACCAGCCAACGAGCGACCCTGAGTTCTCGTCGTCGTCCCAAGAGAAAAAAACGATCGAACTGTGATAAGTGGATATTTTTTAGTTGAGCATCTAATTCAACAATGTGGGCATTCATTTGCCGATTCGCCGATAGCCGCAGATTTTGCATCCATAAACGGCGAGGCTTCACAGAAATTGGCGACCCTGTGACCGTGGCCGATAACCGCCGCTGTTTTCCAGAAATTGGGATGTCACCGCCAACCCAATCGCTGATCCCCGCCGTGATTTGCCGAATGGCATTGACCAGAACTGTCGGCTCGGTGCCTTTAGGAAAATATCCTTTAACCCCTAATTCACGAGCCGCATGAATTTCTCTGTCACTGAGCCAGGAATCAATCAATAACAGAGGCAGTTGGGCATATTCACTTTTTAAGGTTTTAATTAGAGCGATCGCGCCTTGGTCTGGTTCCGCCGGAGTGACTCCCTCCACAGCCAAAAGCACCAAGTCTATAGATGGCGCTGCCGAGGGTGCGCTTTTAATTTCCTGACTTTTAATTTCCTGACTTTTAATTTCCTTTAACTCATGCAAAGCTGCGGCAACCGTTGAAACATCTACCAGGACAGAAATCTCGGCAAACTGAGCCAAAAAAGTTCTTAATCCCAGTCGAAAGATGGGGTCATGGTCAATTAGTATTAGCCTGATGGCTTTGCCCTGAAGATCATTGCTCATTGACTATTGTTTAGGGTTCAGGGTTTGTGGGCAAGATGTTGAATGTTGATTGTTTGAAAACAAGACACTCAACATTCAATATACCTTTATTCAATGCCATCAATTGCTGGAGCATCATTATAGGTTGGCTCAGACGCTGCTGGCTCTTGGTAAACCGGCTCCGGTTCTTGGTAAACCGGGGCGGGTTCTTGGTAAACCGGGGCGGGTTCTTGGTAAACCGGGGCGGGTTCTTGGTAAACCGGGGCGGGTTCTTGGTAAACCGGGGCGGGTTCTTGGTAAACCGGGGCGGGTTCTTGGTAAACCGGGGCGGGTTCTTGGTAAACCGGGGCGGGTTCTTGGTAATAAACCGGCTCCGGTTCTTGGTAAACTGGCGCGGGTTCTTGATAACGGGGCGGGGGTGGTTCTTGGTAAACCGGAGCCGGTTGTTGATAGGTGGCTCGTCGCGAGGCTTCTTGTTCCGCTCGAATGGCTTCTAACTGTCCTGACCACTGGGCGATCGCCTCTTGAGCTTGAGGATACAACGCCCGACCATAGCTAATTTGATAGGCAGTATCGATCGCCAAACCCAAACTGCCTTGGGCAGCCAAAGTCTTGGCTTGATCCAGAATCGGTTGATCCTGAGCAATTTCTATCGTGCTTTGCCATTTACTAATTTCTGCTTGCGCTTCTTTATATAATGCTCGATCTGAGGTAATTTTTTTGGCAGTAGTGATAGCTTCTGGCAACTTGTTCGCTTTTGCCAGGGCTAAAGCTTGATCTAAGATCGGTTGATCTTCAATCCGTTGAATTTTTTTCGTCCAATTCGCAATCAAAGTTTGGGCTGAAACCCGCATCTGTCGGCCTTTTTCTACCTGACTCGCCACGGCGATCGCGGCTTGGTAAGCTTCAATCGAGCCGGGGAGGGCGATTTGTTGCGCTTGGGCGACATAAAAGCGATCCTCAAATAGCTGAATTTCTTTGCTCCATTGACCAATTAAG encodes:
- a CDS encoding DUF3685 domain-containing protein, which translates into the protein MSNDLQGKAIRLILIDHDPIFRLGLRTFLAQFAEISVLVDVSTVAAALHELKEIKSQEIKSQEIKSAPSAAPSIDLVLLAVEGVTPAEPDQGAIALIKTLKSEYAQLPLLLIDSWLSDREIHAARELGVKGYFPKGTEPTVLVNAIRQITAGISDWVGGDIPISGKQRRLSATVTGSPISVKPRRLWMQNLRLSANRQMNAHIVELDAQLKNIHLSQFDRFFLLGRRRELRVARWLVNQILPAISGSETQLTLENTVSFSEVKISPVSTQNSIDLRFSVSGDLQRSPQIYPLDFSTLKSQLFDRILTKLQSRLENLTDIPLEIDILKLEKKQQLFYLILRQFEEIIGTLKYSQIQPDGLQEKQEILLSDLWQATIIEFFGKYSSLSMGLSMGNQQIVDIVPLISQDAAQVQASILNKIPQGSELFSYLLFQTSFTIENVEYLADSSESLQHAEFLLENLMIQVANAVIYPLLNRLADVEKIKQDFYDSRWMTTREIERFRNNLSWRYRWQKYWQEPKSIFESQYVLLVLDERGIRKISSYAPRREELAQLNGLQQTVTLLLETRDAIAPRVESMMVFLGSGGRYLLMQLGRGIGLIAQGIIQGIGNSLQDLKVRKNREP
- a CDS encoding ferrochelatase, which encodes MVATPEKLQEIPQAISGKNKIAVLLMGYGEVESYEDFANYNEQALNLLTAKFAPVPTWMYPPFAKLLAMFDFHEWNHQHGHFISPHNGIFEQQRAGIEAELQKRWGSDVQVFKAFNFCAPFLPAQVIAEIKDQGFDQLLIYPLLVVDSIFTSGIAIEQVNKALDRLNQDPEPWLKGMRYIPSFYNQPAYIDLMAEMVETEIASELGDKYLPSEIGIVLMNHGCPHEAKGFVSGIDESQALYELVRNKLINRYPLISVGWLNHQTPLIKWTQPNAELAALNLIQLGAKAIVFMPIGFATENHETLLDVHHIIHAIERRFSQVSFIQMSCVNEHPSFLKMAAEWANPQIEALLSESALSESAIGPIHHHSSSHSHHHSHHHHSH